In Candidatus Palauibacter scopulicola, one genomic interval encodes:
- a CDS encoding DUF4350 domain-containing protein, which yields MPDIRVEGGDRFIVSDGRFRTFAWVGVIALVAGLAAYFARPAGRTATDVRRSSFRTTPDGVAAFARGLERFGRPTAPRLTPLADADPVPGTLVLLSPAVVPSPVEVHALLERVRRGGTLVYAPQLFPAISSALRITPLMDSLGIAFRVPRPGDLEGAEWAAHSLTDGLPAPSAPRRALRRMTSRELGEDTRSVPPLQTLLTVGSDEDRRLTGAALMPFGDGHIVVLSDAEPLSNGRVADDPLALVVMRAVLTHTTPADTIFFAEFHQGIRGYESTARRWAGFVFGSAEGRTLLQLLLAAFLALACAGLRFGAPTTAVAPPDLERRSPLEHVSALGDLYEKARARQTAALLLLARLARGARRPPPRDVAEARALIRELEARRGEQSALARIRRGLRADPVDLTMVAAGIDDHLGRRAEP from the coding sequence CGGCAGGTTCAGGACGTTCGCGTGGGTCGGCGTGATCGCCCTGGTGGCGGGACTCGCCGCCTACTTCGCCCGGCCGGCGGGACGCACTGCCACCGACGTGAGGCGGAGTTCCTTCCGTACGACGCCGGACGGCGTGGCCGCGTTCGCCCGCGGGCTCGAACGGTTCGGCCGCCCGACCGCGCCCCGGCTCACGCCGCTGGCCGACGCGGATCCGGTCCCGGGGACGCTCGTGCTGCTCTCGCCCGCCGTCGTACCGAGCCCCGTCGAGGTCCATGCCCTCCTGGAGCGCGTGCGCCGCGGGGGCACCCTCGTGTACGCGCCGCAACTGTTTCCGGCCATCTCCAGCGCGTTGAGGATCACGCCGCTGATGGATTCCCTCGGCATCGCGTTCCGCGTCCCCCGGCCGGGCGATCTGGAGGGGGCGGAGTGGGCAGCCCACTCGCTGACCGACGGCCTGCCGGCACCGAGCGCTCCGCGCCGCGCGCTCCGGCGGATGACGTCCCGCGAACTCGGCGAAGACACCCGGTCCGTCCCTCCCCTGCAAACGCTGCTCACCGTGGGAAGCGACGAGGATCGGAGGTTGACGGGCGCCGCCCTCATGCCCTTCGGGGATGGGCACATCGTGGTCCTCAGCGATGCGGAGCCGCTCTCGAACGGGCGCGTCGCCGACGACCCTCTCGCGCTCGTCGTCATGCGGGCCGTGCTGACCCACACGACGCCCGCCGACACGATCTTCTTCGCCGAGTTCCACCAGGGCATCCGCGGCTACGAGAGCACGGCGCGGCGCTGGGCGGGTTTCGTCTTCGGCTCGGCCGAGGGGCGCACGCTCCTTCAACTCCTCCTCGCCGCGTTCCTGGCGCTCGCGTGCGCGGGGCTGCGCTTCGGCGCCCCGACGACAGCCGTCGCTCCGCCGGACCTCGAACGAAGGTCTCCGCTGGAACACGTCTCCGCCCTCGGCGACCTGTACGAGAAGGCGCGGGCCCGGCAGACGGCCGCTCTCCTCCTTCTGGCGCGGCTGGCGCGCGGCGCTCGGCGCCCTCCGCCCAGGGACGTCGCCGAGGCCCGGGCGCTGATCCGTGAGCTGGAGGCCCGGCGGGGAGAACAGTCCGCGCTGGCCCGGATCCGACGCGGCTTGCGCGCCGATCCGGTGGACCTGACGATGGTCGCCGCCGGCATCGACGACCACCTCGGACGAAGGGCGGAGCCATGA